The genomic region CGCCGTCGCGGCCTCCGCCCGGCGGCCCGACTCCCGCAGCGCGATGCCGAGCATGTTGCCGGCCTTCGACTCCTCCAGGCGCAGGCCCGCTTCGCCGAAGATGCGGCGGGCCACGGTCAGCGCCTCGCGTGCGGCAGCCGGTTCGCCGGCGGCCAGGAGCGCGGAGCCGAGATGGAACTGCGTCGTGGCGTGCTGCACCGGATAGCGCGAGACGGGATAGCGCGCGAGTCGCGCGGTGAGCGGTTCCGGCCGGCCTGCTGTCATGGCCCGCCTACCCTGCTGCCGTGACCGCGATCGTCGCCTGCTTCGGCAACGTCCTGCGGGGTGACGACGGCTTCGGCCACGCGGTCGCCGAGCGCCTGGCCGCGGAGGACCTGCCGGAGGGCGCCGTCGTCCTCGAGGTCGGCATCGGCGGCATCCACCTGGTGCAGGAACTGCTGCGCGGGGTCGACGTGCTCCTCGTGGTCGACGCCGTCGATCTCGGCCGCCCCCCGGGCACCGTGGTCGTCCAGCGCCCCGACGTGCTCGACGTGGCGACGCTCTCGCCCGAGCGGCGGCGCGACGAGCTGGCCGACATGCACCTGGCGACACCGGAGAAGGCCCTGATGGTGGCGCGTGCCCTCGACGTGCTCCCGGGGGCGACCCTCGTGGTGGGCGTCCAGACGGTCGACACCGACCGGCTGGGCCAGGGGCTGTCCCCGGCGACCGGACGCGCCGTGGAGGTGGCCGCGGCGGAGGTCCTCCGGCTGCTGGCCGAGCACCTCCCCGGCGGGGACTGACGGTCCGGCGGTCCCCTCATGCGGGTCGCGGCTGGATCTGCAGCAGCACCGGGCCCGGCGGGGGATGTGATGCGGCACCGCTGTCCGGCGCGACGTCCATCGCGACGAATCCGGGCAGGTTCTCCCGCAGCGCCTCCTCCACCCCGTACCGGAGGGTCTGGGCGGCCGAGGTGCACCCCGAGCAGGCGCCGCTGAGCCGCACCCGCACCACGCCACGCGCGACGCCGAGCACCTCGACGTCCCCGCCGTGCTCGGTGATGTACGGGCGGACGGGCTCGAGCGCTGCGCTGGCGGCCGCGATGTCGTCCACCCCGACCCCGTAGGCCTCGAACAGCCAGGCGACCGCGGGATCGCTCGACCGCACCGTCTCGGCGCTCTCGCCGAGCGCATCGGCCAGGTGGGTGACCGCCAGCCGGTGGATCGCGTCGACGCCGTCGAGGAGTTCGAACACCCGCTCCTGGACGGGTTCGTCGAAGCTCTCGACCTCGCCGAGCAGCTCCTCGAGCCGGTCCAGCAACGGGCCGAGCTCGGCGAGTGACTCCTCCGGCGTCGGCACCGTGTCAGCCACGAGCGCGGCGGACCTTGGTCATGTGTGCAGTCTCCTGCGTGTCGACGGTTCGGCTGCGTGGTGGCAGTCTGCCTCTGCCGGATGACCTGCGCCACTATCGAGCGCCCGCAGCGAGGAGCACCGGATGACGACGGTGGCACGCTCTACCGCCCTCACGGTCGGCGTGGTGGGCAAGGGCGGGGTCGGCAAGACGACGGTCGCGGGTCTGCTGGCCGGCGCCTGGGCCGGGCAGGGACGGGCCGTGGTGGCCATCGACACCGACTCCAATCCCAACCTGGGCCTCTCGCTCGGACTGTCGCTGGAGGACACCGAGGCCGTTCCGGAGCTGCCGCGCAGCGCGGTGGTGGGCGGCGGGGGTGGGCTGTCAGCGGCCGAACTGGTCGAGCGGTACGGCCGGCCGACACCGGCCGGACCGACGCTCCTCTCGGCAATCAAGGTGGCACAGGCCGGGGCAGGGTGCACCTGCGGCGGGCACGCCACCGTCCGCAGCCTGCTCGCCGACGCCCTCGCGGACGTCGACGTGACGCTGGTCGACATGGAGGCGGGGCTGGAGCATCTGAGCCGGTCCGGCGGCACGCTGGCCCATGCCGATCTCCTGCTGGTCGTCTGCGAACCCACCCGCAAGTCGGTGGTGACCGCCGCGCGGACCGCCGCGCTGGCGGCCGAACTGGGCATCCCGCGCCTGCTCGCCGTGGGAAACAAGGCGCGCACGCCGGCGGACGAGGAGTACCTGCGGGCCGCGCTGGCGGAGGAGGGACTAGCGGTCGCCGGTGTGCTGCCGTACGAGGAGCGGATCGTCGCGGCGGATCGCGCAGGCGATCTCGGCATCCGGGCACCCTCGCCGGCGATGCTGCCTGCCCTCGAGGAGGTCCTGAGCGCGGTGGACGCCCTCGCCGAGGACGCGCCTGCCTAATGCGTCCCGGCCGAGTGCGGCAGCAGGCCTTCGGCCAGGCGGACCAGGGCCTGGACGCCCGGAGAGTCGGCCGCCGCGTCGAACGGGGCCTCGCCGCGCCGTTCCGCCGCGACGATCGCCGGCTCGTCCGGCACCAGCACCGGGTCCAGGCCGGGGAAGGCCGCGCGCACCCGGGACTCGTCGTCCGCGTCGCGGATCCGGTTGGCCGTGACGACCACGCGGCCCAGCCCGCCGGCCAGCACCGCCTCCGCCGCGCGGCGACCGACCTCGAGCGACTTGGCGGTCGGCTCGACGACGACGACCACGACGTCGACCGGTTCCCCGTCCATGCGCAGGACGGTGCCGAGGCCCGCCTCGAAGTCGGCGACGACGATCCGACCGGGACGTTCCAGCTGCCCGAGCAACTGCTCAGGTGAGATGCCGCACTACGGGCAGCCCGGCTCCGGGTTCTGGATCGCCGAGACCACGGCGAGCCGCACGCCGTCCGGGCCCGTCGTGCCGAACCGCTCGACCAGGTCGTCCGCGCTGCCGGCGTGCGCCTCGTCGCCGGCGTTGACGGCGTCGCGCACGGTGACCAGGTGCTCGGTCACCTCCTCGCTCAGTCCGAGCGAGATGCCGAGGTTCGGGTTGGTGTCGCAGTCGAGGGCCAGCGTCTCGTGCCCATGGCGGGCCAGTGTCCGGGCCAGCACCGCGGACGTCGTCGTCTTGCCCGAGCCGCCCTTGCCCACCACAGCGATCTTCACGAGGCCTCCTCGCGGTTGCGCAGGTCGTCCACCAGCGACCGTACTGCCGCGACGGCCGGCGTGTCCGGCCCGGCGTCGACCACGGCACGGCCCAGCCGGTCGGCGTCGCCCACCGCGGGGTCGAACGGGACGGCGCCGACCACGGGCAGGCCGGTGCCGGCAGCGACTCGCTCCGCGTCGTCGGGATTCCGCACCTTGTTGGCCACCGCGACGACCTGCGGCGCGCCGGCAGTCGCGGCCAGCCGGGCCAGGCGCCGGCCGGAGAGCAGCGACGCAGGGGAGGGCTCCACCACGACGAGGAACGTGCGCGCGTAGCGGCCCCAGGTCAGGAACGGCTGGCGGGTGCCTCCCGGGAGGTCTCCGACGATGCTCCACCCGTCGCCGGGCAGGTCGTCCAGCACCCGCTGGTACGCCCAGTGCGGGCGGGTGTTGCTCCACCGGGGCCCGCGGGCCTTGCCCAGCTGGAGGAAGCGCAGCCCGTCCGGCCCCCGCACCGCGTACCGCTCTATGGCGTCGGGCCCGGTCAGGCCCGGGCGCAGGCGGTACCGGCGCCGGCCGGCCTCCTCGTACTCCTCCACCGCGTCGTCGGGCAGCCCGGCGTCCGTCGGGTCGACGCCCAGGGCGAACGCCAGCCCGGGCATGGGATCGGAGTCCAGCGCCAGCACCCGCTCGCCGCTGCCGGCCAGCAGCCGGGCGAACGTCCCGGCCAGGGACGACTTCCCGGCGCCGCCCTTGCCCACGAAAGCCACCCGCATGGCTGGACTGTAGGG from Blastococcus colisei harbors:
- a CDS encoding AAA family ATPase yields the protein MKIAVVGKGGSGKTTTSAVLARTLARHGHETLALDCDTNPNLGISLGLSEEVTEHLVTVRDAVNAGDEAHAGSADDLVERFGTTGPDGVRLAVVSAIQNPEPGCP
- a CDS encoding hydrogenase maturation protease; the protein is MTAIVACFGNVLRGDDGFGHAVAERLAAEDLPEGAVVLEVGIGGIHLVQELLRGVDVLLVVDAVDLGRPPGTVVVQRPDVLDVATLSPERRRDELADMHLATPEKALMVARALDVLPGATLVVGVQTVDTDRLGQGLSPATGRAVEVAAAEVLRLLAEHLPGGD
- a CDS encoding NifU family protein; the protein is MADTVPTPEESLAELGPLLDRLEELLGEVESFDEPVQERVFELLDGVDAIHRLAVTHLADALGESAETVRSSDPAVAWLFEAYGVGVDDIAAASAALEPVRPYITEHGGDVEVLGVARGVVRVRLSGACSGCTSAAQTLRYGVEEALRENLPGFVAMDVAPDSGAASHPPPGPVLLQIQPRPA
- a CDS encoding AAA family ATPase; this translates as MTTVARSTALTVGVVGKGGVGKTTVAGLLAGAWAGQGRAVVAIDTDSNPNLGLSLGLSLEDTEAVPELPRSAVVGGGGGLSAAELVERYGRPTPAGPTLLSAIKVAQAGAGCTCGGHATVRSLLADALADVDVTLVDMEAGLEHLSRSGGTLAHADLLLVVCEPTRKSVVTAARTAALAAELGIPRLLAVGNKARTPADEEYLRAALAEEGLAVAGVLPYEERIVAADRAGDLGIRAPSPAMLPALEEVLSAVDALAEDAPA